In a genomic window of Plectropomus leopardus isolate mb chromosome 6, YSFRI_Pleo_2.0, whole genome shotgun sequence:
- the kiss1rb gene encoding KISS1 receptor b, with protein MVQEPTGNQGPDCGSVCNESTAQEGQGPPVLVDAWLVPTFFGLIMLVGLVGNSLVIHVVTKHQQMKTVTNFYIVNLATTDLLFLVCCVPFTATLYPLPSWIFGEFMCRLVNYLQQVTAQATCITLSAMSVDRCYVTVYPLQSLRHRTPRMALAVSVSIWIGSLLLSIPVAVYQRLEAGYWFGPQTYCSEVFPSACLQRAFIIYSFLAVYLLPLLTITACYAFMLKRMGQASVNPIDSGYQLQAQAERAAAVRARVSRMVVVMVALFLICWGPIQICILLQAFGFRSYILYKLKIWGHCMSYSNSSVNPLVYAFMGNNFRKAFKHAFPAIFLWHTRGRVRVGNMDAEEDVGEMDHQAPKGEAEMHFLSSGS; from the exons ATGGTCCAGGAACCAACAGGCAATCAGGGTCCAGACTGTGGGTCGGTATGCAACGAGTCCACAGCTCAGGAGGGCCAAGGGCCCCCGGTGCTGGTCGACGCCTGGCTGGTCCCCACTTTCTTTGGCCTCATCATGCTGGTCGGCCTGGTCGGGAACTCGCTGGTCATCCATGTGGTTACCAAGCACCAGCAAATGAAGACCGTCACCAACTTTTACATAG TAAACCTGGCCACGACTGACCTCTTGTTTCTGGTCTGCTGCGTTCCCTTCACTGCCACCTTGTACCCATTGCCCAGCTGGATCTTTGGAGAGTTCATGTGCCGACTGGTGAACTACCTTCAGCAA GTGACCGCTCAGGCAACATGCATCACTCTGTCAGCTATGAGTGTGGACCGCTGCTACGTGACCGTCTATCCTCTGCAGTCACTGCGACACCGCACCCCACGCATGGCTCTGGCCGTCTCTGTGTCTATCTGGATAG GCTCTTTGCTTCTGTCGATTCCAGTAGCTGTGTACCAGCGTCTGGAAGCAGGATACTGGTTTGGCCCTCAGACGTACTGCAGTGAGGTCTTCCCCTCAGCCTGCCTCCAGAGAGCCTTCATCATCTACAGCTTCCTGGCCGTCTACCTGCTGCCACTGCTCACCATCACAGCCTGTTACGCCTTCATGCTTAAGCGCATGGGGCAAGCCAGCGTGAATCCCATCGACAGCGGATACCAA CTGCAGGCTCAGGCGGAGCGAGCTGCAGCAGTGCGGGCGCGAGTCTCCCgaatggtggtggtgatggtggcaTTATTCCTCATCTGCTGGGGCCCCATCCAGATCTGCATCCTCCTGCAAGCTTTTGGCTTCCGCAGTTACATTTTATACAAG CTGAAGATCTGGGGTCACTGCATGTCTTACTCCAACTCCTCCGTCAACCCGCTGGTTTACGCCTTCATGGGCAATAACTTCAGAAAGGCCTTCAAGCACGCGTTCCCCGCCATATTTCTGTGGCACACAAGGGGGAGAGTCAGGGTGGGAAACATGGACGCAGAGGAGGACGTTGGAGAGATGGATCATCAGGCACCCAAAGGAGAAGCAGAGATGCACTTTCTTTCATCTGGCTCCTAA